The Swingsia samuiensis genome contains the following window.
CTTCCAGATAAAGGAGAAAAATTTATTTTATCTTCTTTGCAAGAAAGGAATGAAGAGGTTTACCATCCATCAATATCAGAGAAAAAAAATGAAGTTGCATGGAAGGAAGAAGACAAACAGATTAAGGAAAATATATCAGTAGAGAAGAAAAAAGAGATAAAGTTCTTAAAGAAAGAAGAAAAGCCACCTGTAGAGAAGAAAGAAGATTGGAAGACACATCTTATTCATCATACATCCTCTAAATTATATATTAAATCTAAAATAGAAATAATAATGGGAAAGAAAGGGAAAATAGTATTCCATATTAAAAATAGGAAGGATGAATTAAGAGGAAGTAGTTCTTTAATTAAAATAGAAAATAAAGAAATATTAGAGAGTTTGGTAACGCATAGAGATGATATAGTTAAGTCTTTGCAATCAACAGATTTTTTAAATGTGAATCATATAAATATTCCTTCTGTTGTTTTAGATATAAAGCAAATGGATACAAAAAGGATACGTTGAACTCCCATCAGGAATTTGATGACAGTTTTACAAGGATCAACAAAAAAGAAATTATAAATAAAGGAAAAATTTACGCTTCTATCTTTAAGAATGGAAAGTTGAACGTTACAGCATAAGTTGGAAGAAATATGACGTCTATTATACGGAATCAATTACATGGTTCTATCGTAGATACGGCAGTATCAGCGGCAAGAAAAAAAGAAATTTCCTCAAATGCATCTTCTAATACACAAAAAACAACGAATTTAGGGAATTCAGCGCTTTCTTCGTTAACTGGTAATTTTAATCAGTTTTTAACGTTGTTAACGGCGCAGTTGCAGCATCAAGACCCTAGCAACCCGATGAATACAGATAGTTTTACCAGTGAACTGGCTCAGTTTGCAGGCGTACAGCAAGCTGTTCAAACCAATAATCATCTTTCGAGTTTAATTTCAGCAACGCAAGATACTCAGATGACCTCTAGTGTAGCGATGCTTGGAAAAAAAGCTACGGCAACCACATCTGTTTTGCCTTTGCAACAGAGTAGCGCAAATGTCCACTTTAGAGCGGATCAAGCTGGAACAGTTGCTATTGCTGTAACGGATGCCTCTGGAAAAATTGTGAAGACGACGGAGTTACAGGTTCAAGCTGGGGAGCATAGCTGGCATTGGGATGGCGTAGGGAATGACGGGCAACTAGCCCAGAATGGTCAATACTCCATAGCAATAGAAGAAAGCAAAAATGGAGATAGTATTGATCTTCCCACTCAAACAACAGGGACGATTACAGGGGTAGATAAAGCGTCAGGTGGTATTAAAGTAAAAATGGGAGAGAGCGAAGTTGCCTTAGGCTCAATTTCTGAATTCTCAAATGAGTAAAACGAGTTGTAAATTAAGTAGATATTAATATTTTTGCTGCATCTTTACCTTCTATTGGAGCCTATAAAGGTAAAGAACTATGCGAAGAAAACAGCTCATTATTGAGGTGTGGCAAAATAAATCGG
Protein-coding sequences here:
- a CDS encoding flagellar hook assembly protein FlgD, which translates into the protein MTSIIRNQLHGSIVDTAVSAARKKEISSNASSNTQKTTNLGNSALSSLTGNFNQFLTLLTAQLQHQDPSNPMNTDSFTSELAQFAGVQQAVQTNNHLSSLISATQDTQMTSSVAMLGKKATATTSVLPLQQSSANVHFRADQAGTVAIAVTDASGKIVKTTELQVQAGEHSWHWDGVGNDGQLAQNGQYSIAIEESKNGDSIDLPTQTTGTITGVDKASGGIKVKMGESEVALGSISEFSNE